One genomic segment of Suncus etruscus isolate mSunEtr1 chromosome 15, mSunEtr1.pri.cur, whole genome shotgun sequence includes these proteins:
- the LOC126029993 gene encoding olfactory receptor 18-like — translation MSQQTHSRDHCLCPLDSHNGTGAMEFILLGLSDDPQVQLLILGLFLSMFLVTITGNLLIILAVSSASHLHTPMYFFLSILSVSDIGLVSCTIPKMIWNIHLHSRTISHAGCLLQVSLFNFCACFDSVILAAMAYDRLVAICHPLHYPVIVNPRVCNILALVSFCVSLLDSQAHFLMIVSHTFCTRAEIPHFFCDPPQVLRLACEDTSTDNLLMYFIGALLGGIPISGILYSYIRIVCSILKVPSPDGRYKAFSTCGSHLSIVCLFYGTGLGVYLGSAVSQSLRKGAVTSVMYTTVVPMLNPFIYSLRNKDIKRAFRNILHKTV, via the exons ATGAGCCAGCAGACACACAGCAGAGACCA ttgtCTCTGCCCTCTGGACTCTCACAATGGAACAGGGGCTATGGAATTCATCCTGTTGGGACTCTCAGATGATCCACAAGTTCAGCTTCTCATCTTGGGTCTCTTCCTGTCCATGTTCCTGGTCACCATCACAGGAAACTTGCTCATCATACTGGCCGTCAGTTCTGCTTCCCACCTGcacacccccatgtacttcttcctctccATCCTGTCTGTGAGTGATATTGGTCTTGTCTCCTGCACTATCCCGAAGATGATTTGGAATATTCACCTTCACAGCAGAACCATCTCTCATGCAGGCTGCCTGCTTCAGGTGTCTCTTTTTAATTTCTGTGCATGTTTTGACAGTGTCATTCTAGCTGCAATGGCCTATGATCGGTTAGTAGCTATTTGTCACCCCCTGCATTACCCAGTTATCGTGAACCCCCGTGTCTGTAACATTCTGGCTCTGGTGTCTTTTTGTGTCAGCCTCTTGGACTCCCAGGCTCACTTCTTGATGATTGTGTCACATACCTTTTGCACCCGTGCAGAAATTCCTCACTTCTTCTGTGACCCTCCACAAGTCCTCAGACTTGCCTGTGAGGATACCTCCACAGATAacttattaatgtattttattggtGCTCTTCTTGGTGGTATTCCAATATCAGGAATTCTTTACTCATATATTCGAATTGTTTGTTCCATCTTGAAAGTTCCATCTCCAGATGGGAGGTACAAAGCCTTCTCCACCTGTGGCTCTCACCTATccattgtttgcttgttttatggAACCGGTCTTGGGGTTTACCTTGGCTCAGCTGTCTCACAGTCTCTCCGGAAGGGGGCAGTGACCTCAGTGATGTACACAACAGTTGTCCCCATGCTGAACCCCTTCATCTACAGTCTGAGAAACAAAGACATCAAAAGGGCCTTTCGTAATATTCTCCATAAAACAGTCTAA